A genomic stretch from Antarcticibacterium flavum includes:
- a CDS encoding IS4 family transposase, with amino-acid sequence MDKITRNSGMPVLGQLLSFIPRSNFNRLVGQLGTDRYTKRFTSWDHLVCMLFAVIENVGGLRELCSGLAAHNQSLKHLGMSSMPCRSTVSDANMRRCSELFEKTFISIYKQHYRFFSDSSIPKNEKWLSRLFLVDSTTVTLFKNIMKACGNAMANGRRKGGVKIHTGMWLKEQVPSLIMITKAAENDKNFMPRFKKLPAQTIVVFDKAYLNFGLFIHWSKNDVSFVSRLHKRCKVTWGNYNLLTKEDEQYGILEDCRAELGHSQQKQKVKCRIIKFYDHKDQREIEFITNDMQLPACTIAEIYKQRWQIELLFKRLKQNLKITSFIGDNENAIRIQIWCALIADLLVQIARKGSRRCRLSYSVICGLFRLHLMNYVRVTDLLLKSADPNIYPKNIQLAPNLFDIGPP; translated from the coding sequence ATGGACAAAATTACAAGAAATTCTGGAATGCCGGTTCTCGGACAGCTGTTATCTTTTATTCCCCGAAGCAATTTTAACCGTTTAGTTGGCCAATTAGGTACAGATCGCTATACCAAACGATTTACATCCTGGGATCACCTGGTCTGTATGTTGTTTGCGGTTATTGAGAATGTTGGCGGATTACGTGAGTTATGCTCTGGTTTAGCAGCACATAATCAAAGTTTAAAACATTTAGGAATGAGTTCTATGCCATGCAGAAGCACCGTGAGTGATGCTAATATGCGCCGGTGTTCTGAGTTGTTTGAAAAAACCTTTATAAGCATATATAAGCAGCACTATCGTTTTTTCTCGGACAGCAGTATACCTAAAAATGAAAAATGGCTCTCCAGGCTGTTTTTGGTTGACTCTACCACTGTTACGTTATTCAAGAATATAATGAAGGCCTGTGGTAATGCTATGGCTAACGGGAGGCGTAAGGGAGGAGTTAAAATACATACTGGAATGTGGCTAAAAGAACAAGTTCCTTCTTTAATAATGATTACTAAAGCAGCGGAAAATGATAAAAATTTTATGCCCCGATTTAAAAAACTTCCTGCACAGACCATTGTAGTTTTTGATAAGGCATACTTAAATTTTGGTTTATTTATTCATTGGAGTAAAAACGATGTCAGTTTTGTAAGCCGACTGCACAAAAGATGCAAAGTAACTTGGGGGAATTATAACCTCTTAACTAAGGAGGATGAGCAATATGGCATATTGGAAGACTGTAGAGCAGAATTAGGGCATAGCCAGCAAAAACAAAAAGTAAAATGCCGCATTATAAAGTTTTATGATCACAAAGATCAACGGGAAATTGAATTTATTACCAATGATATGCAGCTGCCTGCTTGCACAATTGCAGAAATATACAAGCAGCGATGGCAAATTGAGCTTTTATTTAAAAGGCTCAAGCAAAACCTTAAGATCACCAGCTTTATTGGCGATAATGAGAATGCAATACGAATTCAAATCTGGTGTGCACTTATAGCGGATTTACTGGTCCAAATAGCTCGAAAAGGGTCTCGACGTTGCAGATTATCTTATTCGGTGATTTGCGGGCTATTTAGACTTCATTTAATGAATTATGTGAGAGTTACAGACTTACTTTTAAAATCAGCAGATCCTAACATTTATCCTAAAAATATACAGCTTGCACCTAACCTTTTTGACATAGGACCCCCATAG